The segment AACCACTTACACCGTGTCTCTCTTCATGTATGATCTGCTTCATTGATGTCATATCAGGGGAGATGGATTAAACGGCTTATCGTTTATTCTTATGGGAAGTAGCATGTTTTTGAGAGCAAGAGTGGGTTTGGTTGtatagtgtgtgttgtctgtagcCAGAAAAGAGAGGTCTGGTTGTAAGTGAAGCATGCTGCCTTGATGAGAtactacacacacttccttcctTGATCAGGAGAGGGAACAATTGAGGCACCAGTGACCATGACCTTATATTTGGCATGGTCACCCGTACCACCAATTGTAATTCTGGCCAGCAGGGACGTAAAGAGCCTCGGGGGTCTTGGGTGTAGCATTCTGCACAAACTCAAAATCTATTGGCAGAAGAAAGAAGTGGGTGCCAAGCGTCTCAGGCTCAGTGTAACCCAGGAAGGTAAGAAGCAAGCATTCTGCTTTCCGCTGTTTATGCAGAACTTACAGAGGAAACAACTGCGTTTAAGGCACTAACAACTgtgatgtttattttttatttgtctttacTTTATTGAGTGCTGGACAGGAACAATTTGATGCACCTCATGATCAAGCTTTCATTATTACAGTTAGCACTTTGAAATGAGCAGTTCCTTTGAGGCAATGTTTCAGTTTGTCAAGGTCAATAACCTTAATATTTAATCAAATATATTGATCATTTAATGGTTATCTGATATCCTGATCAGCCTGATTGATTTATGAAACGTATATCCATTTTTGTCCTGTCTTTTCAGGAGCTAAAGGGAGATATTTGTGGTATCCAAAATATTGGAGATTTGTTATCTGAACACAATGAAAACATCTGTTGGAATTTGCCTTGTTTTCCTCCTTGCGATATTTGGACTTGGTATGTAAAACACGTTtgattgtttttctctgttgatGAAATGTAGCTGGTGCCAGAAGGGATTATCCTACTGTTTTATAATAACAAACTTGCACTGGCCCAGTTGGATAGCAAAGTAAAGCAAGTATTTGTCATAGTTAACACCATGTCACCATTTAATACCTACAACTTATCATTATTATTGACTTCAAATACTTTGAATGTTAAACAGTCAATTTTATATTGTTGTTCTACCTGTTCCTGGACCCCATGTTTATGTCCATTGAAAACTGCATCTAACAAATGTACCTAATGTACAACGGCCCTGCCAATTTAGTCATGGATATTGCTGTGGGCACAAGTTTAGATTGGATGCAATGATTTGGAATCATACTCCAAGCCCTGTGTGTATACTGATACATCTGATGGAGGGTTCCCTTTCTATATATGCTGTCTCAAACTGCCATGAATGAGATAATAACACTTCAGTTTTTCTGGTCTTTCTACAGTCCCTTTGCACTACTACTTTAACACAACCCTTTCTGTCCAGGCTCTGCACTCCAGTGCTACAAATGTAAAGACTACACTGGGAGCTGCACCAAGGTCCGTAGCTGTGGCTGGGAGGATGCGTGCCTcacactgaaggagagaggTACTCCTCTTCCCTACAACTCCAGCTCAATTGGTGTCACTTTAATGTACATCCACTAAACTCCATTGTCTCTTGCTGTTTAAGAGTGGTGATTTTGGTCAAGCTTTGCAAACATATCCATTCTAGTTTGGGTATTTTTCAAGTCAGAAAAGCTACATTTGATATTGTTATATATTGAATGATATCAACAGTGGTAGATATTGCTCAGTAATCTTCACCAAGGTCTCAGCATAGATGATAATGTTGTTATTATCAGCTAATGTAGGGATTAACCTCAACTCTGGTCTGCCCTCCACTCATAGGTGGCCAAATATACCGCCAGTGCATCAAGTACGATGACTGTGATTACAACCGGCTCTCCCAGATGTTCCCTTCAGTGTCCAGCTTCACATACAGGTGCTGCAGCAATGACCTGTGCAACGCAGCCCCCATCACTGCTGCTGGCAAGCCTCTGATGGGCCTGGTGGCGTCCCTGGCCCTCTTCTGGTGGTGCATCTTGTAACCCAGCCCCGGCAAACAACCAAAGAGTTGGACCATGGGGCAACAGGGGTTCTGACTAATCGCATCCTTGCTGCCGTTCCTGTCTGATCAGTGCACTAAATGGTTTGCCTTTGTTCACATGAGAATGGGAATATGCATTAATTCATATGTCTATAATTGGCATTTTATTTAGCAAAGGAAGTGCTCATATGTCAGAAAACAcaacatgtatgtctgtgtgacttGTTGAAGATAGCTTTGAAGGCAGTGGCACTTTAGAATTAAGCAAAAAGAGTAAAGCTCACACATCAGTAGAATCAAATAGTGTATGTATTACTGCAGTTATTGTTAAGTGATAAGATAAACTTTTGCCAAGTTTGCCAAAAAAATTATGTTTATACCTGCTTGTGAGTTTGTTTGCTGTATTTTGTAAAGACATTTGAGTTGTTTCATGAACCGCCTGCCATTACCAGACCGTTTCCACTCTTCATCTCTACCTTTGATTGCTAAAGATTGCCTTTCTCCCCaattaaaacaacagaaaatatTGACCTCAGGTCTCCTGTACCTTCAGTCATccagatgatagatagatatatgtatatatatatgtacatagtCCATATGGCCACATCTGATAGACACAGGAGTTGCTACGTGTTTCCCAATAGGTTATATGTGTGGTCAGTGGTACACCCACACAGGGAACGCTCCATCTCAGGGTATCAGACATATTTTACCCGTGAATGTCTAGTATGAATGTTTTTGTACCATCTGGCTCATCAAACCCATGTTCAGCCATGTTGTCAAGTTCAGAGTGGAAAACACAGCCGACTCGCCTTCTAAATCCCACCCACAATTTGATGAAACTCCTTTAACCTTGCTTTTCTCATCAGTACTGCTTATTTGATCTCTGCCTTGACAATGCATTGGATCTGTGTCATAGTGTGTAGTAAAAAACTAATCTTGTTGGGTTTCCCATGGCTTTCCTCGTTTGTTGTAATATATCTGGCTTGGTGAGACTGGGTGCTGTCAGAATATATCTTAATCATATGGAAGTGGACAAGAGGTTGGTAGAGGACTTGGAATACCAATCAGCAGTTGGGGGTTGTTTATATAAGGGATAGTGGATGGCCGCGTTTGGGTAGCAGAAATGCACATCAAAGTGGTAATAAGTCCACAAGGcaaagaggaggagggtagaaGTTATCGAAAGCTTTGTAAAAGGGCCGTTCTCGAGTAGGCTCCTTCTTAACAATTTTAGATGGGATGGAGAATAGTGTTTAATACTATACTTAGACTTCAAGGCAGTAAGCAAGTTCATTGAAGAATCTGATGACCACCAGCAGAAAACAAACTTTGGACAGCGTTTTCAGTAGCAGGTCAGGATTGGTCTGCTGCTGAGGGTGCACATGGCTGAGATAAATACAGTGAGAATCAACATCTCTTTTGGCTCCATTTTCACAGAAAAGTATAGTCATTTATAATTTAAATGTAGAATAAATGTACTGGGATGCTGCTACTGAAGCTAACGATGTCCTAACAGCTCCACCAACAAACACCGAAGACATGTTTCTATCCCCTTGTTCTATGTAGACCTatactgataaaaaaaagtatacttTATTATATTCTAATACTATACTAAACCATGTTCTGTAggtaggggagagtggggtaaaATGCCAAGGGGATATGATACAAATAAAACCAATGCCTACAATACAAGTTCATGATGTGTGCCATCAATTGAAATCTTAGCAGTGTGCATAAACAGAATATGGGGTCTCAAAAACAAAGTGGTCTTGTGGCTAAACTTGGCCCATGTTAGGGGTAAGTTGATCCAGCTGACAGGGTAAGTTGAGCCATTTGAAGTATAAttctaaatatatttattaaaactTACATCCTCCATTCTGCTGATTTTATTGGTGCtcatgtaataaaaaaaatacatttcaactAATTCAGAACTACCGCTCTCAAACCTGAAGATGATTTGCCAAGTCTCTAAGATAGACATGaaagttaaattaaatgaaacttTTCTCATTTTGAAAAACATTCCAAGTTGATTTTCTCTTTCAATGCAACTGTATATTTGGTATGATTACAAACCTTTTAGGCTATAGACATAGTATGAACACCAACATATCATAACCGTATGTTCTGAATATTCGTATAATCAAAAACTTTCTAGCCAATGACATAAACACTAACATGTCACATTTGTTTGGAAAATGCTATTCTAAATGTCAAAACAAGAGTGATGCTTTGACATCATCCACAAGGAGTTAAACAAAAACTAGGGCTCCAATGATTTGAATGACTTGTACTACAATGACCGGAGCCcctatctgtttttcttctgtaattATGTAGCATGACCGCCTTTATGCTACAtctaaaaatatgaaatataatgtcAGTTATTCATTGTTAAATTGTCAAACATAGTTAAACATCAAATATTTGATCTGTGGTTCATCTTACGCCCAAAGCTCTGGCTCATTTTGCCCCACAACCACCATTTTGGGAAAAGAGCTTAGTCTAGCAACCCAGAGCTACACTTCTGAGAACATTTTTAACACTTttgtttttacacactgtcagtTCATCAGCATATCTGATATAACTTTTTAAACTGAGATACATTACTTCTGATGTGAAACTGATTATACCTTTGACAgtcaaaaaaaataacatttttgtgtgaaaaaatatgtttaccactttctttcttccacagcaAGATGGAAATGGAGAATGTAAACTAAATTTAGGGTCACATGACAAAAATTGAGTATGGTTGCCCAGATACAGGTGGTGGGGGAATGTGACTCATTTTACCCACTCTCCCCCTGTAATAGGTTAGTACAATATGCTGATCATGCAGAGGGTTTAGAATGAATGGTTATGGTTAGGGCTGCAATGTTAAAGGTCGGGATAGCTTTCGCGGTTAGAGCTAGATGGAAACTCATGGAGGACTCGGGAGGTAGAAGATGTTGAAAAGATGAGGACTTTATTTCCTCAAATAAGGCCAAAGGcaatacaaacaataacaataataaataaatataaattaaactttccaaaaagacaaataaatgggCATCATAGCCACCAACACTTAATCAATACGCAATAGTCGACTAGAAACATAAAAAGGACCAAAGTAGCTAGTCCATCGTGAGAGCTCCAAAGACTTACGTCTTATTAAACTGGCAACTCTCGAACAAAAGAAAAGGCGAGTTAAGTAGCCTCGACATACACCTGTAATTGGCTCATGCCAATAATACATTTCAGGTGCGTCAACGGCAGGTACCGACACCTTTGGCTCATAGCAGACATACTTAAATCAAACAAATGTCCCACATAGCTAGGAAATGGACTACACCAACGTAGTATACGGGCTCGGTGACGGCCTAGCCGACACATGATAAAGCAGCCAACAacaattaagcaatatagtacgagtgcgagtggggtaggtaagggatattcccacgggtggtgttcggccgtagccacgaggccggaggccgagtggcgcaggcaacatcacccgtgggaatatcccttacctaccccactcgcacgagtactatattgcttttataaaacaattttatagtcaaccaattaacatttaaacacgaagttattgattaaaaaatgtttatttcgccattgtttctccgcaacaaaaaaatagttccattgtcaacgtcttttggaattataagaactttgaattaacggttatcgcttatcaacgtgctatagaatgtttcatcgcggaatgatttattattagctgtgaaaagtccgagttgggatgtcctgggatattccaactcatggaacgtctctcgtccaatcagaaacagctaaataattcaatagaacccaattgttttataattaaAGATAACTCGGGTTAACCCCGAAGTTATAACGAGTTTTTAAAGCGCTTAATCGCGCCATCTTCTCACACAAACGAACACAAGACGAGACATAAACATTAAGAAAACGCTATGAAATATGATAATATGAGGTATgattttaaactaaataaacggaacatttgAGAGACAAGACATTGAACGGTGTGGTTATTTTAAACAGAATGACGTGCATAACGAACATATAAACTGTACATGTACACGAACATCGaacatccaaaacacacacaaaacacctgcacCCAGTCCACTAAAGCAGCAGGCTGCAGTGACGGGTCACACAGGTGCCCCGTCACAGCTGCCTATGTCCCTTTTTAATGGGAATAATAATGTGGGGAAAAATGGTCAAACCTTTAGCTgaaacatgtacatttacatttagtcatttagcagaggctt is part of the Clupea harengus chromosome 6, Ch_v2.0.2, whole genome shotgun sequence genome and harbors:
- the cd59 gene encoding CD59 glycoprotein — encoded protein: MKTSVGICLVFLLAIFGLGSALQCYKCKDYTGSCTKVRSCGWEDACLTLKERGGQIYRQCIKYDDCDYNRLSQMFPSVSSFTYRCCSNDLCNAAPITAAGKPLMGLVASLALFWWCIL